In Methanobrevibacter sp., the following proteins share a genomic window:
- a CDS encoding METTL5 family protein — protein sequence MKKITRKKHLEMKLQSIPPHPKPKVGLEQYTTPSVIASDLIWNAYSLGDIDNNNVLDLGCGSGIFAMGCALMGANSACGVDIDEDSISIAVETSQKLKLDNVNFILSDIDDLENVSGIDTVIQNPPFGSQKNADQGQDLKFVDKACQFKPNVIYSFHMASTEEFLIDYYNDHDLKITHIFRYDFPIPKIYEFHTKEKRNVNVIVIRALLNF from the coding sequence ATGAAAAAGATTACTCGTAAAAAACATTTGGAAATGAAACTTCAATCTATTCCTCCACATCCTAAACCAAAAGTGGGGCTTGAACAGTATACCACTCCATCTGTTATTGCATCCGATTTAATTTGGAATGCCTATTCATTAGGCGATATCGATAATAATAATGTTCTGGATTTGGGTTGCGGCAGCGGCATATTTGCAATGGGCTGCGCTTTGATGGGCGCAAATTCCGCATGCGGTGTTGACATTGATGAGGATTCAATCAGTATTGCAGTTGAAACATCACAAAAGTTAAAATTGGATAATGTGAATTTCATTTTAAGTGACATTGATGATTTGGAAAATGTTTCAGGAATTGACACGGTCATTCAAAATCCTCCTTTCGGATCTCAGAAAAATGCCGACCAGGGCCAGGATTTAAAGTTTGTAGATAAAGCCTGTCAGTTTAAACCGAATGTTATATATTCTTTTCATATGGCATCCACAGAAGAGTTTTTAATTGATTACTATAATGACCATGATTTGAAAATTACCCATATTTTCAGATATGACTTTCCGATTCCTAAAATTTATGAGTTTCACACTAAAGAAAAACGTAACGTCAATGTTATTGTAATCAGGGCATTGTTAAATTTTTAA
- a CDS encoding 30S ribosomal protein S3, with translation MIEKDFVSEGLRRTRIDEYLEKELERAGYGGMEVQITPLGTMVIVYAERPGMVIGRGGKNVRTITNTLKTEFGLDNPQIEVKEVEVPELNPKIMAYKISNMLQRGMHFRRVAYSTIRRIMGAGAQGVEVTISGKIRGSRSAVAKFVEGYIKKCGEPSIRFVEEGFATAELKPGVLGIYVRIMPPETVLPDSVEILPPKVIIEEDGEVIEEEIDVETEEIIEEEIIEEVEDLEELEEVVEEESTEEVEEDDS, from the coding sequence ATGATAGAAAAAGATTTCGTTTCAGAAGGCCTTAGAAGAACTAGAATTGATGAATACTTAGAAAAAGAACTTGAAAGAGCCGGATACGGTGGTATGGAAGTTCAAATTACACCTTTAGGTACCATGGTTATTGTTTACGCAGAAAGACCGGGTATGGTAATTGGTAGAGGTGGAAAAAACGTAAGGACTATTACCAACACTCTTAAAACTGAATTCGGATTAGATAATCCTCAAATTGAAGTTAAAGAAGTTGAAGTTCCTGAACTCAACCCAAAAATCATGGCTTACAAAATTTCTAACATGTTACAAAGAGGTATGCACTTCAGAAGAGTTGCTTACTCCACTATTCGTAGAATTATGGGAGCAGGAGCTCAAGGTGTAGAAGTAACTATTTCTGGTAAAATCAGAGGTTCTAGATCTGCTGTAGCAAAATTCGTAGAAGGATACATTAAAAAATGTGGTGAACCTTCAATCAGATTTGTTGAAGAAGGATTCGCTACTGCTGAATTAAAACCTGGTGTTTTAGGTATCTATGTTAGAATTATGCCTCCGGAAACTGTATTACCTGATTCTGTAGAAATCCTTCCTCCAAAAGTAATCATCGAAGAAGATGGTGAAGTAATAGAAGAAGAAATTGATGTTGAAACTGAAGAAATCATCGAAGAAGAAATCATTGAGGAAGTTGAAGATCTCGAAGAATTAGAAGAAGTTGTTGAAGAAGAATCTACTGAAGAAGTAGAAGAAGATGATAGTTAG
- a CDS encoding acetyl-CoA carboxylase biotin carboxylase subunit — protein sequence MFEKVLIANRGEIAIRVMRACRELDIDTVAIYSDADKTSLYTKYADESYPLGNPSPAKSYLNIEKILGIALEAGVDAIHPGYGFLAENPKFGEECEKNGIKLIGPSGDVIHQMGDKITSKALMKKAGVPVIEGTPEGVTDIEEAKEIARQIGYPVIVKASAGGGGIGMRAVYEEDELVRAIESTQSVASTNFGDSTVFIEKYLEKPRHIEFQLLADEHGNVIHVADRECSIQRRHQKLLEEAPSPIMTEELREQMGGSAVKAAEYIGYTSAGTVEFLYDNGNYYFLEMNTRIQVEHPITELVTNTDLIKEQIRIAAGEELSLSQNDIQVNGHAIECRINAEDPLNDFAPNPGKITGYRSPGGPGVRLDSGVYMNYSIPTFYDSMISKLITYGRNRNDAINRMKRALSEYIILGVKTTIPFHKAILRNPNFISGDLNTHFIDLHKKGIDAEMVKVIEEDAEYENRLKSTFMPSKKIAAISAAVGSYQNAAKKMQK from the coding sequence ATGTTTGAAAAAGTATTGATTGCAAATAGAGGAGAAATCGCAATAAGGGTTATGCGTGCATGTCGTGAACTGGACATTGATACCGTAGCTATTTATTCCGATGCTGATAAAACCTCTTTATATACAAAATATGCTGATGAAAGTTATCCTTTAGGTAATCCTTCACCGGCAAAATCTTATTTGAATATAGAGAAAATTTTAGGTATCGCACTTGAAGCAGGTGTTGATGCAATTCACCCAGGTTATGGATTTTTAGCGGAAAACCCAAAATTTGGAGAAGAATGTGAAAAAAATGGAATTAAACTAATTGGACCCTCTGGAGATGTAATCCATCAAATGGGAGATAAAATTACATCCAAAGCATTAATGAAAAAAGCGGGAGTCCCTGTTATTGAAGGAACACCTGAAGGTGTAACAGACATTGAAGAAGCAAAAGAAATTGCCCGCCAAATCGGTTATCCTGTAATCGTTAAAGCATCTGCAGGAGGTGGTGGAATTGGTATGCGTGCAGTTTACGAAGAAGATGAACTGGTACGTGCTATCGAATCTACCCAATCAGTTGCATCAACCAACTTCGGTGACTCAACTGTTTTTATTGAAAAATATCTTGAAAAACCTCGTCACATAGAATTCCAGCTATTGGCAGATGAACATGGAAATGTGATTCATGTTGCAGACAGGGAATGTTCAATTCAAAGAAGACATCAAAAGCTTCTTGAAGAGGCACCTTCACCAATTATGACTGAAGAGTTAAGGGAACAAATGGGCGGAAGTGCTGTTAAAGCTGCAGAATATATAGGATATACGAGTGCGGGAACAGTTGAATTCTTATATGACAATGGAAATTACTATTTCCTTGAAATGAACACACGTATCCAAGTAGAACACCCAATTACAGAACTTGTAACTAACACTGACTTGATTAAAGAACAGATTAGAATTGCAGCGGGTGAAGAATTATCCCTATCACAAAATGACATTCAGGTAAACGGACATGCTATTGAATGCCGTATTAATGCGGAAGACCCTCTTAATGACTTTGCACCAAACCCTGGTAAAATTACAGGTTACAGATCCCCTGGTGGACCTGGTGTGCGTTTAGACAGTGGAGTGTATATGAATTATTCAATTCCGACATTTTATGATTCAATGATTTCAAAATTAATCACATATGGAAGAAACAGAAATGACGCAATCAATAGAATGAAAAGGGCATTAAGTGAATATATCATTTTAGGTGTAAAAACCACAATCCCATTCCATAAGGCTATTTTAAGAAATCCTAATTTCATTTCTGGAGATTTAAATACTCATTTCATTGATTTACATAAAAAAGGTATTGATGCGGAAATGGTTAAAGTTATTGAAGAAGATGCAGAATATGAAAATAGATTAAAATCCACATTTATGCCTAGTAAAAAAATTGCTGCTATTTCAGCGGCCGTAGGATCATATCAAAATGCTGCAAAGAAAATGCAAAAATAG
- a CDS encoding putative RNA uridine N3 methyltransferase: MYKDELSIFIPNSFLSESKDLKIRTYKVGILGRALAIFQADNVVIYNDDHVKNEDGAHDGDFIAEILNYMNTPQYLRKKAFPIRPELKHVGILPPLRTPHHPVNNQPDVGDYRQGFTVKRNKKGTYVDIGMDKLAFCKEQLTVKRIFDFKITKIAKKEVIVTPDKPDDVYWGYNVISSNKSLKNSLKLIKPDLVVETTRYGDYIDSIFDELKHKVDECKSIAILFGGPYSSIEEDVSHPNWDLFKVNTIPDQGTETVRTEEAVVATLSLFNFMRF; this comes from the coding sequence ATGTATAAAGATGAGCTATCTATATTTATTCCAAATTCATTTCTTTCTGAGTCTAAAGACCTTAAAATTCGTACTTATAAAGTGGGAATTTTAGGAAGAGCTTTGGCTATTTTTCAAGCAGATAATGTGGTTATTTATAATGATGATCATGTTAAAAATGAAGATGGAGCACATGATGGAGATTTTATTGCTGAAATTCTGAATTATATGAATACTCCTCAATACTTGAGGAAAAAAGCGTTTCCTATAAGACCAGAATTGAAGCATGTTGGAATTCTTCCACCGTTAAGGACTCCTCATCATCCTGTTAATAATCAACCAGACGTGGGCGATTATAGACAAGGTTTCACTGTTAAAAGAAATAAGAAAGGAACTTATGTTGATATAGGTATGGATAAACTTGCATTCTGTAAAGAGCAACTTACTGTTAAAAGAATTTTTGACTTTAAGATAACTAAGATTGCTAAGAAAGAAGTAATAGTCACACCTGATAAACCAGATGACGTTTACTGGGGGTATAATGTAATATCCTCTAATAAGAGTCTTAAAAATAGCTTAAAATTAATTAAACCGGATCTTGTTGTTGAAACAACAAGGTATGGAGATTATATTGATTCTATTTTTGATGAATTAAAACATAAAGTAGATGAATGTAAAAGTATTGCTATTTTATTTGGTGGCCCTTATTCTTCAATCGAGGAAGATGTTTCTCATCCGAATTGGGATTTATTTAAGGTAAATACAATTCCAGATCAGGGAACTGAAACCGTAAGGACTGAAGAGGCAGTTGTCGCTACACTTTCTTTATTTAACTTTATGAGATTTTAA
- the yciH gene encoding stress response translation initiation inhibitor YciH, giving the protein MSKICDVCGLPEELCVCEEIAREVQTLKVFTVRRRFGKLMTIIEGIDEHDIDIKELTKTLKAKCACGGTAKNGQIELQGDHKVRVKEVLSELGFSSDTIEIRESKKNNKKRR; this is encoded by the coding sequence ATGTCAAAAATCTGTGATGTATGTGGGCTTCCTGAAGAACTTTGTGTTTGTGAAGAAATTGCACGTGAAGTTCAAACTCTAAAAGTTTTTACAGTTAGAAGAAGATTCGGAAAACTCATGACTATTATCGAAGGTATAGATGAACACGATATCGATATTAAAGAACTCACAAAAACTCTTAAAGCAAAATGTGCATGTGGAGGAACTGCTAAAAACGGACAAATCGAACTTCAAGGTGACCATAAGGTCAGAGTTAAAGAAGTTTTGTCTGAATTAGGTTTCTCATCAGATACTATCGAAATTCGTGAATCTAAAAAGAATAATAAAAAAAGGAGATAA
- a CDS encoding 50S ribosomal protein L22 — MANKYAYNNDVDEAKTARAMAKSLKISPKHSVEICRAIRGMEVVKAKAYLEDVIGMKKSVPFKRHNKKVGHRKGQEGWPSGRYPVKAAEQILKVLENAEANAEYKGLDTEKLFIEHISSHKGVVIPGYIPRAFGRMTPFNTPTTHIQIVLQEAN, encoded by the coding sequence ATGGCTAACAAATATGCTTATAATAATGATGTTGATGAAGCAAAAACCGCACGTGCTATGGCAAAATCTCTTAAGATTTCTCCAAAACACAGTGTTGAAATTTGCAGAGCAATAAGAGGAATGGAAGTAGTTAAAGCTAAAGCTTACTTAGAAGATGTTATCGGAATGAAAAAATCAGTTCCTTTCAAAAGACACAACAAAAAAGTTGGTCACAGAAAAGGTCAAGAAGGATGGCCTAGTGGAAGATACCCTGTAAAAGCTGCTGAACAAATCTTAAAAGTTTTAGAAAATGCAGAAGCTAACGCAGAGTACAAAGGTTTAGACACTGAAAAATTATTCATTGAACATATCTCAAGTCACAAAGGTGTTGTTATACCTGGATACATACCAAGAGCATTTGGTAGAATGACTCCATTCAACACTCCGACTACTCATATTCAAATTGTATTACAGGAGGCTAACTAA
- a CDS encoding 50S ribosomal protein L14 translates to MKPLTSSVSKALPIGATLQCVDNTGAREIEIISVKGFKGVRRRLDVAGVGDLVVASVKKGTADMRREVVNAVVIRQKKEYRRADGLRVKFEDNAAVIITPEGILKGSEIRGPVAKEAADRWPSVGSAASILV, encoded by the coding sequence ATGAAACCATTAACCTCAAGTGTATCTAAAGCATTACCAATTGGAGCAACCCTCCAATGTGTTGATAATACCGGTGCACGTGAAATCGAAATTATTTCCGTAAAAGGATTTAAAGGTGTAAGAAGAAGACTCGACGTTGCTGGTGTTGGAGATTTAGTTGTTGCTTCTGTTAAAAAAGGAACTGCAGATATGAGAAGAGAAGTTGTAAATGCAGTTGTAATTAGACAAAAAAAGGAATATAGGCGTGCTGATGGTCTTCGTGTTAAATTTGAAGATAATGCAGCTGTTATTATTACTCCTGAAGGAATTTTAAAAGGATCTGAAATTAGGGGTCCTGTTGCTAAAGAAGCAGCTGACAGATGGCCTAGTGTTGGTAGTGCAGCAAGTATTTTAGTATAA
- a CDS encoding biotin--[acetyl-CoA-carboxylase] ligase codes for MRNEIVNLLKKENKLSDNTIDELKNINIDDFSNIVKEIGKEETTYIKADEISKDLQTEYIGKDLYIFNEVSSTNTLAKFLSMNGAENGTVIISEKQTKAKGRSGKSWESPLGGVWLSIIINPIVDYSKLPLITLATGVAVAKTMERIGVENSEIKWPNDIMINGKKVCGILTEAVTKFNTIESVIIGVGIDANLNVTDFPEELQEGTTTLKEELKKEGNENLLIKIFLEEFEKINELFIAKEYEAILKEWRKRSYSIGKIVEVREPFNTYYDAYVLGISKEGALIVEKIDGTLEKVISGECIIKN; via the coding sequence ATGAGAAATGAAATTGTAAATTTATTAAAAAAAGAAAATAAACTTTCTGATAACACAATTGATGAACTCAAAAATATAAATATTGATGACTTTTCAAACATTGTTAAAGAAATCGGAAAAGAAGAAACAACATACATTAAGGCAGATGAAATTTCAAAAGATTTGCAAACCGAATACATTGGTAAAGACCTGTATATTTTCAATGAAGTATCTTCAACAAACACATTAGCAAAATTTCTATCCATGAACGGTGCTGAAAACGGAACAGTAATCATCTCTGAAAAGCAAACAAAAGCAAAAGGCAGATCCGGAAAATCCTGGGAATCCCCATTAGGAGGAGTATGGTTATCCATCATTATTAATCCTATTGTTGATTATTCAAAATTGCCTTTAATTACATTGGCAACTGGTGTTGCAGTCGCAAAAACCATGGAAAGAATAGGTGTTGAAAATTCTGAAATCAAATGGCCTAACGACATTATGATAAATGGTAAGAAGGTTTGCGGAATTTTAACTGAAGCAGTAACCAAATTCAACACTATTGAAAGTGTTATCATAGGTGTGGGTATTGATGCTAACTTAAATGTAACTGATTTCCCTGAAGAGTTGCAAGAAGGAACAACAACCCTTAAAGAAGAACTTAAAAAAGAAGGAAACGAAAATCTTTTAATTAAAATTTTCTTAGAAGAATTTGAAAAAATTAATGAACTTTTCATTGCCAAAGAATATGAAGCCATTCTAAAAGAATGGAGAAAACGTTCATATTCAATCGGAAAAATTGTTGAAGTAAGAGAACCTTTCAACACATACTATGACGCATATGTTTTAGGAATCAGTAAGGAAGGAGCTCTTATAGTTGAAAAAATTGATGGAACCCTAGAAAAAGTAATTTCCGGAGAATGTATTATCAAAAACTAG
- the rpl3p gene encoding 50S ribosomal protein L3 has product MVRHHQPRKGSVAFSPRKRAAKETPRVKSWPQMDEPKLLGLAGYKVGMTHALVTDTDKNSPTQGMEVFTPVTVLEVPPVVVMGIRAYEKTSRGLKVITEVLADNLDQELSRKISLPKEYNKSEAIAKIQGELENTEDIRVLIHTNPKVTSVPKKKPDIFECGIGGANPEEKLNTALELLGNEVKASEIFNEGEFVDAIATTKGKGFQGVVKRWGIRIQYGKAVRAGKGRHVGSIGPWTPRRTMWTVAQAGQMGYHKRTEFNKRILKIASADEVDQINPDGGFVKYGLVKNDYVLVKGSLPGPSKRLVILRQPIRPNNKAEDIPQINYISTKSKQGV; this is encoded by the coding sequence ATGGTTAGACACCACCAGCCAAGAAAAGGGTCAGTTGCTTTTAGTCCAAGAAAAAGAGCAGCAAAAGAAACCCCTAGAGTAAAATCTTGGCCGCAAATGGACGAACCAAAATTACTAGGCCTCGCAGGTTATAAAGTCGGTATGACTCACGCTTTAGTCACTGATACTGATAAAAACTCTCCAACCCAAGGTATGGAAGTTTTCACTCCAGTAACCGTATTGGAAGTACCTCCGGTCGTAGTAATGGGAATTAGAGCTTATGAAAAAACTTCTCGTGGTTTGAAAGTAATCACCGAAGTACTTGCAGACAATTTAGATCAAGAACTTTCAAGGAAAATTTCTCTTCCTAAAGAATACAATAAATCTGAAGCTATTGCAAAAATACAAGGTGAATTAGAAAACACAGAAGACATTAGGGTATTAATACACACAAATCCAAAAGTAACTAGTGTACCTAAGAAAAAACCAGATATATTTGAATGTGGTATTGGAGGTGCAAATCCTGAAGAAAAATTAAATACTGCATTAGAATTATTAGGTAACGAAGTAAAAGCTAGTGAAATCTTCAATGAAGGAGAATTTGTTGATGCTATTGCAACTACAAAAGGAAAAGGATTCCAAGGTGTAGTCAAAAGATGGGGAATTAGAATTCAATATGGTAAAGCTGTGAGAGCAGGTAAAGGAAGACACGTTGGTTCTATTGGTCCTTGGACACCTAGAAGAACTATGTGGACTGTTGCACAAGCAGGTCAAATGGGTTACCATAAAAGAACTGAATTCAATAAAAGGATTTTAAAAATCGCATCAGCAGATGAAGTTGATCAAATCAACCCAGATGGCGGATTTGTAAAATACGGTCTCGTTAAAAATGACTATGTTTTAGTAAAAGGTTCCCTCCCAGGTCCTTCTAAAAGATTAGTTATCTTAAGACAACCTATCAGACCTAATAATAAAGCTGAGGATATACCTCAAATTAACTATATAAGTACAAAATCTAAACAAGGGGTATAA
- a CDS encoding 30S ribosomal protein S17 encodes MVGLNVQEPETTCDDPNCPFHGTLPVRGQVLEGVVVSNKAERTISVERSYYKFIKKYERYEKRKSKINVHKPDCLDVNVGDSVKVAECRPLSKTKHFVLVEVKGE; translated from the coding sequence ATGGTTGGGCTTAATGTTCAAGAACCAGAAACTACATGTGATGATCCTAACTGCCCTTTCCACGGTACTTTACCTGTAAGAGGTCAAGTCCTTGAAGGTGTTGTTGTAAGTAACAAAGCAGAAAGGACCATTAGTGTTGAACGTAGTTATTATAAATTCATTAAAAAATATGAAAGATACGAAAAAAGAAAATCTAAAATCAATGTTCACAAACCAGATTGTTTAGATGTGAATGTTGGTGATTCTGTAAAAGTTGCAGAATGCAGACCATTAAGTAAAACTAAACATTTTGTTTTAGTAGAAGTTAAAGGAGAGTAA
- a CDS encoding 50S ribosomal protein L2, with amino-acid sequence MGKRLIHQRRGRGTPAHRVASHRFKDKIRYRSYDALEKEGSIKGKVIDIVHDPARTAPIAEVKFENGEKKYILAPESIQIDDEIECGISAPIKFGNTLPLAEIPEGTPIYDIENTPGDGGRFVRSSGTYANVVTHDANQTVVELPSGELKYLNPNCRASIGVVAGGGRKDKPFLKAGKKWHAYKAKGKKFMTVRGVAMNAVDHPHGGGNRQHPGRPTTVSRHAPPGRKVGSIAAKRTGLKR; translated from the coding sequence ATGGGAAAACGATTAATACATCAAAGAAGAGGTAGAGGAACTCCTGCTCACCGTGTTGCTTCTCATCGTTTCAAAGATAAAATCAGATACAGATCTTACGATGCATTAGAAAAAGAAGGCAGTATCAAAGGTAAAGTTATTGATATTGTACACGACCCAGCAAGAACCGCTCCTATTGCAGAAGTTAAATTCGAAAATGGTGAAAAGAAATATATATTAGCACCTGAAAGCATTCAAATTGATGATGAAATTGAATGTGGTATCTCTGCTCCTATTAAATTTGGAAATACATTACCACTTGCTGAAATTCCTGAAGGTACTCCAATCTATGATATTGAAAACACTCCTGGAGATGGAGGTCGTTTTGTAAGATCTTCCGGAACTTACGCTAATGTTGTTACTCATGATGCTAACCAAACTGTTGTTGAATTACCATCTGGGGAATTAAAATACTTAAATCCTAACTGCCGTGCTAGTATTGGTGTAGTAGCTGGTGGAGGAAGAAAAGATAAACCATTCCTTAAAGCAGGTAAAAAATGGCATGCTTACAAAGCTAAAGGTAAGAAATTCATGACTGTAAGAGGAGTAGCTATGAACGCTGTAGATCACCCTCACGGGGGAGGTAACAGACAACATCCTGGTCGTCCAACTACTGTTTCAAGACATGCACCACCAGGAAGAAAAGTTGGTTCAATTGCAGCTAAGAGAACAGGTTTAAAAAGATAG
- the rpsS gene encoding 30S ribosomal protein S19, producing the protein MARKIFKYKGYTLEELQDMSLEEVMELLPARQRRSLKRGFLPRQQIVLDKMRKLNKEGTKDGRPVVIRTHCRDMIVIPEMVGTTFGIYDGQNFVEVTIEPEMIGHYFGEYAPTRKRVQHGDPGMGATRSSMFVPLK; encoded by the coding sequence TTGGCAAGAAAAATATTTAAATATAAAGGTTATACTCTTGAAGAATTGCAAGACATGTCTTTAGAGGAAGTAATGGAATTATTACCTGCAAGACAAAGAAGGTCTTTAAAAAGAGGATTCTTACCAAGACAACAAATTGTTTTGGATAAAATGAGAAAATTAAATAAAGAAGGAACTAAAGATGGTCGTCCTGTTGTAATTAGGACCCATTGTAGAGACATGATTGTTATACCAGAAATGGTTGGAACCACTTTCGGTATTTATGATGGTCAAAATTTTGTAGAAGTCACTATTGAACCAGAAATGATTGGTCATTACTTCGGTGAATATGCACCAACCAGAAAAAGAGTTCAACACGGAGACCCAGGTATGGGTGCTACTAGATCATCCATGTTTGTACCACTTAAATAA
- a CDS encoding ribonuclease P protein subunit — protein MITSNNLVHHEFIGLKVHATSLKNKSLNLNGTIIDETKNIIKIEDENNCEKIIPKRGSIFLFELPNGEKIEINGNILSIRPEDRIKKRFKKI, from the coding sequence ATGATTACTTCAAATAACTTGGTTCATCATGAGTTCATTGGTTTGAAAGTTCATGCGACAAGTTTGAAGAATAAATCTCTTAATTTAAACGGAACTATCATTGATGAGACAAAAAATATCATTAAAATAGAAGATGAGAATAATTGCGAAAAAATTATTCCAAAAAGGGGTTCAATTTTCTTGTTTGAACTTCCTAACGGGGAAAAAATAGAAATTAATGGTAATATCTTGTCTATTCGTCCTGAAGATAGAATTAAAAAAAGATTTAAAAAAATTTAA
- the rpl4p gene encoding 50S ribosomal protein L4: MKVNVYSINGEVKEEIELPAIFDEVYRPDLIKRAVLSAQSARVQPWGNDPMAGKRTSAKGWGSGRGTARVPRIKNGSKAAFVPMAIGGRQAHPTRAEKNHHEKINVKERRFAIRSAVAATTNKEIVENRGHIVDDLEQVPIIVEDEFEAVKTAKQTREIFENLGVYDDIIRAKEGKRIRAGRGKTRGRKYKKVKGPLVVVGEDNGISLGARNHAGVDVVVVENLNAELLAPGTHPGRLTVYTKSAVEKLGGLFQ; this comes from the coding sequence ATGAAAGTTAACGTTTATTCTATTAATGGGGAAGTAAAAGAAGAAATTGAACTTCCAGCTATTTTTGATGAAGTATACAGACCAGATTTAATCAAAAGAGCTGTACTTTCTGCACAATCTGCTAGAGTACAACCATGGGGTAATGACCCAATGGCAGGTAAAAGAACTTCCGCTAAAGGATGGGGTTCAGGTAGAGGTACCGCAAGAGTACCAAGGATTAAAAATGGTTCTAAAGCAGCTTTCGTACCAATGGCTATTGGCGGTAGACAAGCACATCCTACTAGAGCTGAAAAAAATCATCATGAAAAAATCAATGTAAAAGAAAGAAGATTTGCAATCAGATCTGCTGTAGCAGCAACTACCAACAAAGAAATTGTTGAAAACAGAGGTCACATTGTAGATGATTTAGAACAAGTTCCTATTATTGTTGAAGATGAATTCGAAGCAGTAAAAACTGCAAAACAAACTCGTGAAATTTTCGAAAATTTAGGAGTTTACGATGACATCATTCGTGCAAAAGAAGGTAAAAGAATCAGAGCTGGTAGAGGAAAAACAAGAGGAAGAAAATACAAAAAAGTAAAAGGACCTCTCGTTGTTGTCGGTGAAGATAATGGTATTTCCTTAGGTGCAAGAAACCACGCTGGTGTAGATGTAGTGGTTGTTGAAAACTTAAATGCTGAATTATTAGCACCAGGAACTCACCCAGGAAGACTCACAGTTTACACAAAATCAGCTGTTGAAAAGTTAGGAGGTTTATTCCAATAA
- the rpmC gene encoding 50S ribosomal protein L29, whose amino-acid sequence MAILRSKEIWDMEVDEIQEKLVELRTELSKNVSKSAAAGVVENPGKIRELKRTIARVLTILNEKQKEN is encoded by the coding sequence ATGGCGATTTTAAGAAGTAAAGAAATTTGGGACATGGAAGTTGATGAGATTCAAGAAAAATTAGTTGAACTCAGAACTGAATTATCCAAAAATGTTTCTAAAAGTGCAGCTGCCGGGGTTGTTGAAAATCCTGGAAAAATTAGAGAATTAAAAAGAACAATTGCTCGTGTTCTTACAATATTGAATGAAAAACAGAAGGAGAATTAA
- a CDS encoding 50S ribosomal protein L23: protein MDSYSIIIKPHVTEKTMNLIDMNNEITFVVNRKANKSQIKKAFEELYEEKVAKVNTHITTKGVKVAYIKLVEEEMAEELAVRIGVF, encoded by the coding sequence ATGGATTCATACTCAATTATTATTAAACCTCATGTTACTGAAAAAACCATGAACTTAATCGATATGAACAATGAAATTACTTTTGTTGTAAACCGTAAAGCTAACAAAAGCCAAATCAAAAAAGCTTTTGAAGAATTATACGAAGAAAAAGTAGCAAAAGTTAATACTCATATCACTACCAAAGGGGTTAAAGTAGCATACATCAAACTCGTTGAAGAAGAAATGGCAGAAGAACTTGCTGTCAGAATAGGAGTATTCTAA